ctgcatccaattttttgggtagagtgttggaggctattttgtagatgacatcgccgaagtcgaggatcggtaggatggtcagttttacgagggtatgtttggcagcatgagtgagggaggctttgttgcgaaataggaagcccattctagatttaattttggattggagatgcttaatgtgagtctggaaggagagtttacagtctagccagacacctaggtatttgtagctgtccacgtattctaagtcagaaccgtccagagtagtgatgctggacgggcgggcaggtgcgggcagagatcggttgaagagcatgcatttcgttttacttgcatttaagagcagttggaggccacggaaggagagttgtatggcattgaagctcgtctggaggttagttaacacagtgtccaaagaagggccagaagtatacagaatggtgtcgtctgcgcagaggtggatcagagaaacaccagcagcatgagcgacatcattgatgtatacagagaagagagtcggcctgagaattgaacccggAGGGCCTGTGGCAATCTCTACGGGGGTGccacaggccctccgatttgacacactgaactctatcagagaagtagttggtgaaccaggcgaggcagtcatttgagaaaccaaggctgttgagtctgccgataagaatgtggtgatttgacagagtcgaaagccttggccaggttgatgaatacggctgcacagtaatgtctcttatcgatggcagttatgatatcgtttaggaccttgagcgtggctgagatgcacccatgaccagctctgaaaccagattgcttagcggagaaggtacggtgggattcaaaatggtcggtaatctgtttgttaacttggcttagaaaggcagggtaggatagatataggtctgtagcagtttgggtctagagtgtctccccctttgaagagggggatgattgCGGCAGccttccaatctttgggaatctcagacgatacgaaagagaggttgaacaggctagtaataggggttgcaacaatttcgggcagatcattttagagagggtccagattgtctagctctttcagaacatcagctatctggatttgggtgaaggagaaatggggaggcttggcgagttgctgtggggggtgcagggcagttgactgtggtaggggtagccaggtggaaagcatggccagccgtagaaaaatgcttattgaaattctcaattatagtggatttatcggtggtgacaatgtttcctagcctcagtgcagtgggcagttgggaggaggtgctcttattctccatggactttacagtgtcccagaacttttttgagtttgtgctacaggatgcaaatttctgtttgaaaaagctagccttagctttcctaactgcctgtgtatattggttcctaacttccctgaaaagttgcatatcacgggggctatttgatgctaatacagtatgccacaggatgtttttgtgctggtcaagggcagtcaggtctggagtgaaccaagggctatatctgttcctggttctacattttttgaatggggcatgcttatttaaaatgGTGAAGAAGGcccttttaaagaataaccaggcatcctctactgacgggatgaagtcaatatccttccaggatacccgggccaggtcgattagaaaggcctgctcgctgaagtgttttagggagcatttgactgtgatgaggggtggtcgtttgaccgcagacccattacggatgcaggcaatgaggcagtgatcgctgagatcttggttgaaaacagcagtgtatttggagggcaagttggttaggatgatatctatgagggtgcccgtaggtccattgataatttgtgtgagattgagggcatcaagcttagattgtaggatggctggggtgttaagcatgtcccagttgaggtcacctagcagcacgagctctgaagatagatggggggcaatcaattcacatatggtgtccagggcacagctgggggcagagggtggtctatagcaagcggcaacggtgagagacttgtttctggaaaggtggatttttaaaagtagaagctcgaattgtttgggtacagacctagatagtaagacagaactctgcaggctaactcccccccctttggcagttctatcttgtcggaaaatgttatagttagggatggaaatttcagggcttttggtggtcttcctaagccaggattcaggcacggctaggacatccgggttggcagagtgtgctaaagcagtgaataaaacaatcttagggaggaggcttttaatgttaacatgcatgaaaccaaggcttttacggttacagaagtcaacaaatgagagcacctggggaataggagtggagctaggcactgcagggcctggattaacctctacatcaccggaggaacagaggaggagtaggataagggtacggctaaaagctataaGAACAGgccgtctagtacgttcggagcagagagtaaaaggagcaggtttctgggcgcgatagAATAGGTTCAAGGcaaaatgtacagacaaaggtatggtaggatgtgaatacattggaggtaaacctaggcattgtgtgatgatgagagagatattgccTCTAGAAACATTTAAACCAGCTGATGTCAGCGCATGTGTGGGATGTGGAACTAAAGGGTTGGCGAAgccatattgagcagggctagagactctacagtgaaataagacaataatcactaaccagaacagcaatggacaaggcatattgacattagggagaggcatgcgtagccgagtgatcataggagtCCAGTGAGTAGTTaggctggctggagacacggtgattcagacagctagcaggccggggctagcaagctagcagaagggccatAGAGGGACGTCACGACGGAGGAAGTCTGTTATAGCCTCATCGCGCAGTTACGTCGAATATACCAGTCGTGATGGAGTAGTAGGGTTCCGTGTAGCAAAGGGGttcagtccaattggcaaaataggtatagtggccaaagaaATTGCCCGAtggatctgtgtgtgtgcgtgtgcgtgcgtgttacCTGACAGACAGGCTCCTCCAATCTGTTCCCCCAAATGTAGATGTGTGTCAGAGTGTTGTTAGCCTGCATGGCCCGAGACAGAGACACCAGACCAACAGTAGCTATGTTATTACTGGGGATAGACAACCtggagagacagagcaagagagagagggagaagagagagttgGATAAatcctgggttgtgttcagtaggaaCGAAAATGTAGGAAAAGTTTTGAAACAAAGTGAAAAATGTAAGCACTaactgaacttgtccaataagtaACACTCAAGGTTTGGGGGTGGGTTaaaggtgaggtgtgtgtgtatgtgtgtctcacgCTTTGAGGTTGCAGGTGGGCAGGGCGATAGCCTGGCTGAGGTAGAGGGCGCCATCGTCTTCGATGCGATTGAACGCCAGGTCCAGAATCTCCAAGGTTCCATTGTTCTTCAGGACCTTTGCTAGACACCGCGCCCCATCACGAGTCACATGGTTACTGagcagaggacagacagagaggaggggtgtATGGTGTGAGTAACTATGAGCGTGCTTATGGTGTATGTAAGTATGTGTATGGTCTTTGAGTGTATGATGTTTCTGTGCatggtgcgtgtgtgtctgtgtacggtGTGGTGTCCaatcctcccgggtggcgcagtggtctagggcactgcatcgcagtgctagctgcgccaccagagtctctgggttcgcgcccaggctctgtcgcagccggccgcaaccgggaggtccgtggggcgacgcacaattggcatagcgtcgtccgggttagggagggtttggccggtagggatatccttgtctcagtatgtaaaaaaatgtaataaaatgtatgcactctactgtaagtcgctctggataagagcgtctgctaaatgactaaaatgtaaaaaaaaaatggtgtgtgtgtaccagcGTAAGTCCAGGTATTTGAGGGTGTAGTTGGTTCTCAGGGCGTCAGTGAGTCTCTCCACTCCACAGTCAGTCATGCCCATCTTTCCCAGGTGCAGCTCCCTCAGACACTGATTAACCACCAACATACCTGACAGATGGACCGCTGTTTCCtcctatgacagagagagaacctGATGAAGGCAGCGTAGCTGTCGAAAGGTGGCTTTACTAAACGTATTGCATCGTAGCCATTCGAGTTTGCAGCTTTTATTTTCTCAGAAAGAGACAGAGCCACACAAAAGATGCACATATGTTCTGACATGGTAGTCTTTCTGAAGACCACGTCTAGTACACGTTGTGTACCTGGTGGCTGAAGAGTAGAGGTCTGCTGATGTTGACAGATCGGAGGCTCTTGTTGTTGTTCAAGACGATGGCAAACGCTATCACACTCTGAGTCCCctatgcacagagagagagagagagagagagagagagagagagagagagagagagagagagagagagagagagagagagagagagagagagagagagagagagagagagagagagagagagagagagagagagagagagagagagagagagagagagagagagagagagagagagagagagagagagagagagagagagaggccatgtCGGAATACCCAAACTTTTATCCTAAATAGTAGGCCGTTTGAGCATGCGAGAAAATTATGTTTAATAGTACGCCAAATTGTAAAAAAAATCGAGTATACTTTAAATGCCCGGATGTCATGCTCATTTTGGCTTTGACAACAGCTCATCAATTACATATGGGGATGCACTACTGAAATCAACAAATAGCGGGAAACAACGCAATCGCGCATGACAAATTCTCAGTATTCGAAAATAGAATGTTTTATAGTATGTGGATTTTCAAAAATCgtgtatggtttaaatgccaggatgttatactaaTTTCAACtcttcatctagtagaattcgaTGCACACGTTTCCACAATGCACCGGAAGAGGTGGTCTGCAGGTGATAGGCCCTGGTTCTCTTCAAGTAACCAAACAACAAAACGAAGCTACTTAATTGGGAAGATGACGAATAGCGAAGCTTCTGCGGTGGTGTTCAAATGCAGGCTAAATAGTTTTTGTTCTCcttaaaatcagattttttcGGGGGTGGATTTCTGTTTTCTCATGGAAAAGTGTTTCTTGTTCTCTTGGCCTTCATCAGAGCTTTTAAAGTAAATACTAAACCATCTTTTGATTTGTGAATGTGTCAGCACTGGGGACTCAGGATGTGGCTGTGTTAATGATGTCATGTTAATcaggccttttgatttgaacatatggaTTGTTTTAGTTTTTGGCAGATATCTAAGCTTGGATATCAGCCCACCACCTTAAGCTTAACCTCGACAAGGTGGAgttgctcttcctcccggggaaagcctgcccgctccaagacctccatcatggttgacaactcgacggtgtccccctcccagagcgCCAATAACCATGGcctgaccctggacaacaccctgtagtTCTcggcaaacatcaaagcagtgactcgctcctgcagattcatgctctacaacatccgtagagtacgaccctacctcacacaggaagcggcgcaggtcctaatcctgGCAATTGTTGTTGGCTGGGCTCCGCGCTTGTACcgtcaaacccctgcaacttatccagtaCACTGCAGCccacctggtgttcaaccttcccaactTCTCCCATGTCACCACATTCGTtcacacactccactggctcacATCCACTagaagaccatggtacttgcctatggagcagcaagaggaactgctgctccctaccttcaggctttgctcaaaccctacatcccAACTCGGACACAGCCAGTATATGTATGCGAGAGTGTGTGGCGCATGTGTTACCAGGTCAGAGTCGGCCACGTCCAGCTCCTGTAGTGTAGAGTTGACCTGCAGCATGCTGGCGAAGTGCATGGCTCCTCCATTCCCTATCTTATTACCAGTCAGCCTCAGAGACAGGAGGGCATCATTAGACTGGAGATAGTGAAAAACACGCACACTTTACATGGTGTATACAAATGGAGAAATCATGTATTGAAGACTTCCTGTATGTTGTTTTATGTGGTCTATATAGCTACTGCATAGTGTATTTAtaaaataatgtatatatacagttgaagtcggaagtttacatacaccttagccaaata
This Salvelinus namaycush isolate Seneca chromosome 33, SaNama_1.0, whole genome shotgun sequence DNA region includes the following protein-coding sequences:
- the lrrc34 gene encoding leucine-rich repeat-containing protein 34; this translates as MGSITDVYSSVCKELKLRTNRYILEVLQETEGKTGDITLKLTGNDRLRKVEQVTNKDALALSRTLRDNDSVTGLDLRYNCITDEGAGHLADLLKSNDALLSLRLTGNKIGNGGAMHFASMLQVNSTLQELDVADSDLGTQSVIAFAIVLNNNKSLRSVNISRPLLFSHQEETAVHLSGMLVVNQCLRELHLGKMGMTDCGVERLTDALRTNYTLKYLDLRCNHVTRDGARCLAKVLKNNGTLEILDLAFNRIEDDGALYLSQAIALPTCNLKALSIPSNNIATVGLVSLSRAMQANNTLTHIYIWGNRLEEPVCQAFSDLLSSGRLSSEQTDVCVYEVDGCVCLAEVFHGLKRHYYWTPSYGQDVNPASNAAVTLTNTQLYPN